In Quercus robur chromosome 11, dhQueRobu3.1, whole genome shotgun sequence, the following proteins share a genomic window:
- the LOC126705220 gene encoding uncharacterized protein LOC126705220, with protein sequence MSKALDRISKSPFTRKIEGAKLPRQFHQPTFTMYNSRTDLVEHVSQFNQRMAVHSKDEVPLSRLTQAFSSRFITSSRVPRPLDFLLSLSMREGETLKAYSDRYWEMYNDIDGNYDDVAIGTFKSGLPTEHGLRKSLTGKPVTSLHQLMD encoded by the exons atgagcaaggccttGGATCGAATTTCTAAGTCACCCTTCACACGCAAGATAGAAGGGGCTAAGCTCCCTCGGCAATTCCATCAACCTACTTTCACTATGTATAACAGTCGAACGGACCTCGTAGAGCATGTAAGCCAGTTTAACCAGAGGATGGCTGTCCATTCCAAAGACGAG GTTCCTTTAAGCAGGCTGACCCAGGCCTTTAGCTCTCGCTTCATCACAAGtagcagggttcctcggccctTGGATTTTCTATTGTctttgtccatgcgagaaggggaGACCTTGAAAGCCTACTCAGACAGGTATTGGGAGATGTACAATGATATAGACGGTAACTATGACGACGTCgccatcggcaccttcaagaGTGGCCTCCCAACTGAGCATGGTTTAAGAAAATCTCTAACAGGAAAGCCTGTCACCAGCCTGCACCAACTCATGGACTGA
- the LOC126706658 gene encoding beta-amyrin 28-monooxygenase-like — MQALFFSYIYSLAKLARACPSSPFHVFLIAVIVEVGMDFFPNLLHLVILCISVSLIFLIYKQKSSYAKLPPGKKGWPVIGETLELATARRRGTQEIFFNDRMRKYSQDLFKTSLFGENMVVFCGASANKSLFNDKKNLSTWWPRSILKIVFVSSPELLEDVAQKDFAQMRRSVVEFFKPEALQHFIPIMDSTVKEHLETEWSPYRKVKVYPLSMKYTFALACRFFLNVTDHSHVTKFADHFAIMMDGLLSVPINIPGTTFNRAIRAGKVIRQEILEVIKQRKKELSENNGTVARDFLTRSLLELDENGKAINEMMIASKIMSLLIAGRDSTNSAITFVLKYLAEFPHVYSEVFKEQMEIAIAKGPNDLLNWDDIKKMKYSWNVALESMRLTPPTQGTFREVVNDFTYTNFTIPKGWKTFWTPYSTHKNPKYFQDPEKFNPSRFEGNGPEPYTFVPFGGGAQMCPGREYARLGILVFMHNVVTRFNWEKAILDEKLSFNIAPIPVDGLPIYLKPHSHK, encoded by the exons ATGCAAGCACTCTtcttttcctatatatatagccTAGCTAAACTTGCTAGAGCTTGTCCATCATCACCTTTTCACGTCTTCCTCATTGCTGTAATTGTGGAAGTTGGTATGGATTTCTTCCCAAACTTGCTTCACCTTGTAATCCTTTGTATTTCGGTCTCGCTCATATTccttatatataaacaaaaatccAGTTATGCCAAGTTGCCACCCGGTAAAAAGGGATGGCCTGTCATTGGAGAAACATTGGAATTAGCCACGGCTAGAAGAAGAGGAACCCAAGAGATCTTCTTTAACGACAGAATGAGAAAATATTCACAGGATCTCTTCAAAACCTCACTGTTTGGTGAGAACATGGTTGTGTTTTGTGGTGCTTCAGCAAACAAGTCACTGTTCAACgataaaaaaaatctctccaCTTGGTGGCCACGCTCCATActaaaaattgtatttgtatCTTCTCCTGAACTTCTTGAAGATGTAGCCCAAAAAGATTTTGCTCAAATGAGGAGGTCCGTGGTTGAATTTTTCAAGCCCGAAGCTCTTCAACATTTCATACCCATCATGGACTCCACGGTAAAGGAACACTTGGAGACAGAGTGGTCTCCTTACAGAAAAGTCAAAGTTTATCCACTCTCCATGAAATATACCTTTGCATTGGcttgtaggttttttttaaatgtcacaGATCACAGCCATGTGACAAAATTTGCTGATCACTTTGCCATTATGATGGATGGTTTACTGTCTGTGCCTATAAATATACCAGGCACAACCTTCAACCGTGCCATAAGAGCAGGCAAGGTTATTCGCCAGGAGATTTTAGAAGTCATCAAACAGAGGAAGAAGGAGCTATCCGAGAATAATGGGACAGTTGCTCGTGACTTTTTGACTCGCTCGCTCCTTGAATTAGATGAGAATGGAAAAGCTATTAATGAGATGATGATTGCTAGTAAAATTATGTCCTTACTTATTGCTGGCCGTGATTCCACAAATTCAGCAATCACATTTGTGTTGAAGTATCTAGCAGAGTTTCCTCATGTTTACAGTGAGGTCTTCAAAG AGCAAATGGAAATTGCAATAGCCAAAGGCCCAAATGATTTGTTGAATTGGGACGACATTAAAAAGATGAAGTACTCTTGGAATGTGGCACTTGAGTCTATGAGGCTAACACCACCTACTCAAGGAACATTTAGAGAGGTTGTAAATGACTTCACttacacaaattttactattccAAAAGGGTGGAAG ACATTTTGGACTCCATATTCGACACATAAAAATCCCAAATACTTTCAAGATCCTGAGAAATTTAATCCTTCAAGATTTGAAGGGAATGGACCTGAACCTTACACTTTTGTACCATTTGGAGGAGGAGCTCAAATGTGTCCTGGGAGGGAGTATGCTCGATTAGGAATACTAGTGTTTATGCATAATGTGGTGACAAGATTCAATTGGGAGAAAGCAATTCTAGATGAAAAGTTGTCTTTCAATATAGCACCCATTCCGGTTGATGGTCTTCCAATTTACCTTAAGCCTCATAGTCATAAATAA